Proteins from a single region of Mycoplasma leachii PG50:
- a CDS encoding GIY-YIG nuclease family protein encodes MSISTFHTYLLDSTDYIKYVNKSWTGVIYKISKNFINNEQVKNEIDLKSAGIYFLVKQDITNKSVYIGQADVRNDNTGILTRVLAHFKEPKTKDFDYVYILTSTNNLLGATELKYLEYCFINGVDNKLISLKNENSGSKGNISLYDQKHWEDFLDNTITIFRSIGFDIFTRKINTKQESLNLLLDNKQTNKNSYFKMVKKDKHTKQILTAYCIKREDKWVVLAGSQIRLFFDFLNYKN; translated from the coding sequence ATGTCAATAAGTACGTTTCATACCTATCTTTTAGATAGCACAGATTATATAAAATATGTCAATAAAAGTTGAACTGGAGTAATATATAAAATTTCAAAAAATTTCATTAATAATGAACAAGTAAAAAATGAAATAGATCTTAAATCTGCTGGTATTTATTTTCTAGTAAAACAAGATATTACAAATAAAAGTGTTTATATAGGCCAAGCAGATGTAAGAAATGATAACACAGGAATACTTACAAGAGTACTAGCTCATTTTAAAGAACCAAAAACAAAAGACTTTGATTATGTTTATATTTTAACTAGTACAAATAATTTGCTAGGAGCAACAGAACTTAAGTATTTAGAGTATTGTTTTATTAATGGAGTAGATAATAAATTAATTAGTCTAAAAAATGAAAATTCAGGGAGTAAAGGGAATATATCTTTATATGATCAAAAACATTGAGAAGATTTTTTAGATAATACAATTACTATTTTTAGATCTATAGGTTTTGATATTTTTACAAGAAAAATAAATACTAAACAAGAATCTTTAAACCTATTATTAGATAACAAGCAAACTAATAAAAATAGTTATTTTAAAATGGTAAAAAAAGATAAGCATACAAAACAAATCTTAACTGCTTATTGTATAAAAAGAGAGGATAAATGAGTTGTTCTAGCAGGTTCTCAAATAAGATTGTTTTTTGATTTTTTAAATTATAAAAACTAA
- the xseB gene encoding exodeoxyribonuclease VII small subunit: MNNENKSYDELISEIKEDTKKLSSNEISVEQAMEIFEQNIKKIKLAKEKLTQYKGQINKVMQDDELEEFKD; this comes from the coding sequence ATGAATAATGAAAATAAAAGTTATGATGAACTAATTTCTGAAATTAAAGAAGATACTAAAAAACTATCAAGTAATGAAATTTCAGTTGAACAAGCTATGGAAATTTTTGAACAAAACATTAAAAAAATTAAACTAGCAAAAGAAAAATTAACTCAATATAAAGGTCAAATTAATAAAGTAATGCAAGATGATGAGTTAGAAGAATTTAAAGACTAA
- a CDS encoding SIR2 family protein translates to MLNGEIDKKGLIKKLKKSIQSRELAAFIGAGISADSGFMMWSNLLKEPALDIGLNIEKENDLVSLAQYYSNAKLRSSIDELIKENFAKMNIPTKNHILLAQLPITTFWTTNYDKLIEKGLESQNKNPFVKTTDQHLRITNRSFDAIVYKLHGDVDKPEEAVITRNDYEEFGYYNRKLFRQVLEGDLLTKTFIFLGFSFNDPNFNYVIARLRVLLQESNTRTHYCIMKRVSKQENETNEDFGYRLVKQNLQIQDLRRYGIFTCLVDEYDEITEILQTLVDMYKRKTIFISGSADKYDGFRNENDAKLFLHTLAYKLAENNYHIVNGYGKGIGDFLLSGITEFCLKNNKKISDHLTVAPFPQNKISKANIEELYIKNREQMIEKCGIAIFVFGNKDNNNAEGMIKEYQLTNQKKLIPIPIKITGGSAKQIFDLEYSNDIDEIKNAIEKANSETTDNINKIVENIIESINLLNNKDLN, encoded by the coding sequence ATGTTGAATGGAGAAATTGACAAAAAAGGACTTATAAAAAAATTAAAAAAATCTATTCAATCCAGAGAGTTAGCGGCTTTTATTGGCGCTGGAATCTCTGCTGATTCTGGATTTATGATGTGATCAAATCTACTTAAAGAGCCTGCTTTAGATATAGGTCTTAATATTGAAAAAGAGAATGATTTAGTAAGTTTAGCTCAGTATTATTCTAATGCAAAGCTTAGAAGTTCGATAGATGAACTAATTAAAGAAAATTTTGCAAAAATGAATATACCAACAAAAAACCATATACTACTTGCTCAATTACCAATAACTACATTTTGAACAACTAACTATGATAAATTAATTGAAAAAGGATTGGAAAGTCAAAATAAAAATCCATTTGTAAAGACTACAGATCAACACTTGCGTATCACAAATAGAAGCTTTGATGCAATAGTGTATAAATTACATGGAGATGTTGATAAGCCAGAAGAAGCTGTGATAACTAGAAATGATTATGAAGAATTTGGATACTATAATAGAAAACTTTTTAGACAAGTTCTTGAGGGTGATTTACTAACTAAAACATTTATTTTTCTTGGCTTTAGTTTTAATGATCCTAATTTTAATTATGTTATTGCTAGGCTTAGAGTCTTATTACAAGAATCTAATACAAGAACACATTATTGCATAATGAAACGAGTAAGTAAGCAAGAAAACGAAACAAACGAGGATTTTGGGTATAGGCTTGTAAAACAAAACTTACAAATTCAAGATCTAAGACGTTATGGAATATTTACTTGTCTTGTTGATGAGTATGATGAAATAACAGAAATTTTACAAACTCTTGTAGACATGTACAAAAGAAAAACAATTTTTATTTCTGGTAGTGCTGATAAATATGATGGTTTTAGAAATGAAAATGATGCCAAATTATTTCTTCATACATTAGCATACAAGTTAGCAGAAAATAATTATCACATAGTTAATGGATATGGTAAAGGAATTGGAGATTTCTTGCTTTCTGGAATAACAGAGTTTTGTTTGAAAAATAATAAGAAAATCTCAGATCATTTAACTGTTGCTCCATTTCCACAAAATAAAATTTCAAAAGCAAATATAGAAGAACTTTATATAAAAAATAGAGAACAAATGATAGAAAAATGTGGTATTGCTATTTTTGTTTTTGGAAATAAAGATAACAATAACGCAGAAGGAATGATAAAAGAATATCAATTAACAAATCAAAAAAAGTTAATTCCAATTCCTATAAAAATTACAGGTGGTAGTGCAAAGCAAATTTTTGATTTAGAATATTCAAATGATATTGATGAAATTAAAAATGCTATTGAGAAAGCAAATAGTGAAACTACAGATAACATAAACAAAATTGTAGAAAATATTATAGAATCAATTAATTTATTAAATAATAAGGATCTTAACTAA
- a CDS encoding type I restriction-modification system subunit M N-terminal domain-containing protein codes for MGNKITKQKLGSIIWESANKLRKNLEAHEYKDYILGMLLYKFLCEKQTNWLLSNGIWKSDLQYLDNKFDFSNFEFDNNTTLDSVEEIQEIKQSCIDANGYFIEYRNLFSSWIKNKNNFNIQNFQEAFNDFSASINEKYNYFI; via the coding sequence ATGGGTAATAAAATAACTAAGCAAAAATTAGGTTCTATTATTTGAGAATCAGCTAATAAATTAAGAAAGAATTTAGAAGCACATGAATATAAAGATTATATTTTAGGAATGCTTTTATATAAATTTTTATGTGAAAAGCAAACAAATTGACTATTATCTAATGGTATTTGAAAAAGTGATTTACAGTACTTAGATAATAAATTTGATTTTTCTAATTTTGAATTTGATAATAATACAACTTTAGATAGTGTTGAAGAAATTCAAGAAATAAAGCAAAGTTGTATAGATGCAAATGGATATTTTATAGAGTATAGAAATTTATTTAGTTCTTGAATAAAAAATAAAAATAATTTTAATATTCAAAATTTTCAAGAAGCATTTAATGATTTTAGTGCAAGTATTAATGAAAAATACAACTATTTTATTTAA
- a CDS encoding 5'-3' exonuclease encodes MITNETKPILLIDGYHLLHKGYYGTLKRKKVSKNKDGIIINAIYSFVANILKFINSNQYHSVIVAFDVDDNCWRKQIYPEYKAKRKPTPNDLIPQLQIARDFLIASNITWYEKSNYEGDDIIGSICKIANKLGYEVQILTNDKDIYQLVNQKTSIITNVSKKEKTKIIREKEVYEHFLCKPNQVADIKAILGDQSDNIKGIKYIKRKQAEALINKYENVESILDHINELNEPLKTIISENKQLIIDNKKITKILTNVKLGRINFKPNKVTYYKLIRFLKEQEMYAFIRLIRKYLEKSNKKTVNK; translated from the coding sequence ATGATTACAAATGAAACCAAACCAATTTTACTAATTGATGGTTATCATTTACTACATAAAGGATATTATGGTACTTTAAAAAGAAAAAAAGTATCTAAAAATAAAGATGGAATTATTATTAATGCCATTTATTCTTTTGTAGCAAATATTTTAAAATTCATTAATTCTAATCAATATCATTCAGTTATAGTTGCTTTTGATGTTGATGATAATTGCTGAAGAAAACAAATATATCCTGAATATAAAGCAAAAAGAAAACCAACCCCAAACGACCTAATACCTCAATTACAAATTGCTAGAGATTTTTTAATTGCATCAAATATTACTTGATATGAAAAATCTAATTATGAAGGTGATGATATTATTGGTTCTATTTGCAAAATAGCTAATAAATTAGGATATGAAGTTCAAATTTTAACAAACGATAAAGATATTTACCAATTAGTAAATCAAAAAACTTCTATAATTACAAATGTTAGTAAAAAAGAAAAAACTAAAATTATTAGAGAAAAAGAAGTTTATGAACATTTTTTATGTAAACCAAATCAAGTAGCTGACATTAAAGCTATTTTAGGAGATCAGTCAGATAATATTAAAGGAATTAAATATATAAAAAGAAAACAAGCTGAAGCTTTAATTAATAAGTATGAAAATGTTGAAAGTATTTTAGACCATATTAATGAATTAAATGAACCTTTAAAAACTATTATTTCTGAAAACAAACAACTAATTATTGATAATAAAAAGATCACTAAAATATTAACTAATGTTAAGCTAGGAAGAATAAATTTTAAACCAAATAAAGTTACTTACTATAAACTAATTAGATTTTTAAAAGAACAAGAAATGTATGCTTTTATAAGACTTATTAGAAAATATTTAGAAAAAAGTAATAAAAAAACAGTGAACAAATAA
- a CDS encoding ATP-binding protein: MEIKRDFYLNMLIEKMNNKKVKIITGIRRSGKSYILFKLFYNYLLSKQVEKDQIITIALDDIDFLEYRQPLKLNEYIKSRIIDENKQYYVLIDEIQYCEIIKNPYFQNSSYDVSFVDVLLSLVKKDNVDVYVTGSNSKMLSTDVFTQFRGRGDEIYVSPLSFFEIQDLFEDKKQALNHYMLYGGLPEVYNIQLDKKKTEYLKDLFEKIYIKDILDRHNIYKDKLILETLLNFISSSIGSLTNPNKLSRRFLSSMEIKISSSTISNYLDYFEESFIIFKAQRYDVKGGKYFTTPLKYYFTDIGLRNAWLNFKQNEESHIMENIIYNDLIRRGYSVDVGVVEIRQKDGEALKRAQLEIDFIVNISHQRYYIQSALNVDTLEKRQQETQSLINVNDSFKKIVIVKENIIPRHDDNGILYVGLEKFLLDDSFLDSLI; encoded by the coding sequence ATGGAAATAAAAAGAGATTTTTATTTAAATATGCTTATAGAAAAAATGAACAATAAAAAAGTAAAAATTATTACAGGGATAAGAAGATCGGGTAAATCATATATACTTTTCAAATTATTTTATAATTACTTACTTTCTAAACAAGTAGAAAAAGATCAAATTATTACTATTGCACTAGATGATATAGACTTTTTAGAGTATAGACAACCCTTAAAATTAAATGAATATATAAAATCTAGAATAATAGATGAAAACAAACAATACTATGTGCTTATTGATGAAATACAATATTGTGAAATAATTAAAAATCCTTATTTTCAAAATAGTAGTTATGATGTTAGTTTTGTTGATGTGTTATTAAGTTTAGTTAAAAAAGATAATGTTGATGTTTATGTAACAGGAAGTAACTCTAAGATGCTATCAACTGATGTTTTTACTCAATTTAGGGGACGTGGTGATGAAATTTATGTTAGTCCTTTATCTTTTTTTGAAATACAAGATCTTTTTGAAGATAAAAAACAAGCTTTAAATCATTATATGTTATATGGTGGATTACCTGAAGTTTATAATATTCAGCTAGACAAGAAAAAAACTGAGTATTTAAAAGATTTATTTGAAAAAATTTATATTAAAGATATATTAGATAGACATAATATTTATAAGGACAAACTAATACTAGAAACTTTATTAAATTTTATTTCTTCTTCAATAGGTTCACTTACAAATCCAAATAAATTATCTAGAAGATTTTTATCTAGTATGGAAATAAAAATATCTTCTAGCACCATTTCTAATTACTTAGATTATTTTGAAGAGTCTTTTATTATTTTTAAAGCTCAAAGATATGATGTTAAAGGAGGTAAATATTTTACTACACCTTTAAAATATTACTTTACTGATATTGGATTAAGAAACGCTTGATTAAACTTTAAACAAAACGAAGAATCACATATTATGGAAAACATTATTTATAATGATTTAATAAGAAGAGGATATAGTGTAGATGTTGGTGTTGTTGAAATCAGACAAAAAGATGGTGAAGCGTTAAAAAGAGCACAATTAGAAATCGATTTTATTGTTAATATATCTCACCAAAGATACTATATTCAGTCAGCTTTAAATGTTGATACACTAGAAAAACGCCAACAAGAAACGCAATCATTAATAAATGTAAATGATTCGTTTAAAAAGATAGTTATTGTTAAAGAAAATATAATTCCAAGACATGATGATAATGGAATATTATACGTAGGACTAGAAAAATTTTTATTAGATGATAGTTTTTTAGATAGTCTAATATAA
- a CDS encoding IMPACT family protein — translation MKTINKEIYQNEFIIKNSKFKTIATNINSKKELEEFLNKYSDLNASHNCYAYVIYDQKLIGGYYDDHEPKNTAGKPIFSVINKNELVNIVILVTRYFGGIKLGASVLSRTYNNAASMILKNIKFLEIKTYYIYQISFDIKNIKLVNHWINLNNLEIISKEFNLNVVYKLQANNKINEQNFFKIIDLKIIKK, via the coding sequence ATGAAAACTATTAACAAAGAAATTTATCAAAATGAATTTATTATTAAAAATTCTAAATTTAAAACAATAGCTACAAATATTAATTCAAAAAAAGAACTAGAAGAATTTTTAAATAAATATTCTGATTTAAATGCTAGTCATAATTGTTATGCTTATGTTATTTATGATCAAAAACTTATTGGTGGTTATTATGATGATCATGAACCAAAAAATACAGCAGGTAAACCAATTTTTAGTGTAATTAATAAAAATGAACTAGTTAATATTGTAATTTTAGTTACTAGATATTTTGGTGGAATAAAACTAGGAGCTAGTGTATTAAGTAGAACTTATAATAATGCAGCTAGTATGATCTTAAAAAATATTAAGTTTTTAGAAATTAAAACATATTATATTTATCAAATTAGTTTTGATATTAAAAATATTAAATTAGTTAATCATTGAATTAATTTAAATAATTTAGAAATTATTAGTAAAGAATTTAATTTAAATGTAGTTTATAAACTTCAAGCTAATAATAAAATAAATGAACAAAACTTCTTTAAGATTATTGATTTAAAAATAATTAAAAAGTAG
- a CDS encoding type I restriction-modification system subunit M: protein MILVQVLMKNTTILFNGIFSIFEKSLDKLGSNSKEQQETINNLLDTMNKIPTVKQDYDILGFIYEYLIAQFASSAGKKAGEFYTPHEVSDLMSKIVAHHLKNRSIISVYDPTSGSGSLLLNIGDEFKKYNKGSSPVSYYAQELKTETFNLTRMNLIMRNINPSEIHVRRGDTLEQDWPIFENEDLSTYKRLTVDAVVSNPPYSQSWNSEKHTNDPRYVEYGIAPKTKADYAFLLHDLYHIDPEGIMAIVLPHGVLFRGNSEKQIRQKLIEKGQIDTIIGLPSNMFFGTGIPTIIMILKKQKPINDILFVDASQLYIKEGKNNKFSQSQIKKIADVVNNRIEVEKFSRIVKFDEIK, encoded by the coding sequence ATGATTTTAGTGCAAGTATTAATGAAAAATACAACTATTTTATTTAATGGAATTTTTTCTATTTTTGAAAAATCACTAGATAAATTAGGAAGTAACTCTAAAGAACAACAAGAGACAATTAATAATTTATTAGATACAATGAATAAAATTCCAACAGTAAAACAAGATTATGATATTTTAGGCTTTATTTATGAATATTTAATTGCTCAATTTGCTTCTAGTGCAGGTAAAAAAGCAGGAGAATTTTACACTCCACATGAAGTATCTGATTTAATGTCTAAAATTGTTGCTCATCATTTAAAAAATAGATCTATTATAAGTGTTTATGATCCAACAAGTGGTTCTGGTTCTTTACTTTTAAATATTGGAGATGAATTTAAAAAGTACAATAAAGGTTCATCTCCAGTTAGTTATTATGCTCAAGAGCTTAAAACAGAAACTTTTAACTTAACTAGAATGAATTTAATAATGAGAAATATTAATCCTTCTGAAATTCATGTTAGAAGAGGAGATACACTAGAACAAGATTGACCTATATTTGAAAATGAAGACCTAAGTACATATAAGCGTTTAACAGTTGATGCAGTTGTATCTAATCCTCCTTATTCTCAATCATGAAATTCAGAAAAACATACTAATGATCCACGTTATGTTGAATATGGAATAGCTCCTAAAACAAAAGCAGATTATGCTTTCTTATTACATGATTTATACCATATTGATCCTGAAGGTATTATGGCTATTGTTTTACCACATGGAGTTTTATTTAGAGGTAATTCAGAAAAACAAATTCGTCAAAAACTTATTGAAAAAGGCCAAATTGATACTATTATAGGACTACCTTCTAATATGTTTTTTGGAACAGGAATTCCAACAATTATAATGATTCTAAAAAAACAAAAACCAATTAATGATATTTTATTTGTTGATGCTTCTCAACTTTATATAAAAGAAGGAAAAAATAATAAATTCAGTCAGTCACAAATTAAAAAAATTGCAGATGTTGTAAACAATAGAATTGAAGTTGAAAAATTCTCAAGAATTGTTAAATTTGATGAAATTAAATAA
- a CDS encoding TlyA family RNA methyltransferase, whose translation MKLRLDEYIYKNNLTQSRSKAKEHIVNKRDVYVNNINIIKPSFLVNNNDVVEIRTTKLEYVSRAYEKLEKAINKWNIDLTNKVCLDIGASTGGFTQCCLENNAKLVYAVDVGTDQLHPSLLNNKKVINMSQYNFKNAKKQEFLENINFICCDVSFISLEKIFIPLKDIVEFNTIGVFLIKPQFESQPQNIKNGRINSKLDHKQAILKVISYANNNSFDVINLDYSPILGNKKQNIEYLAYIIKKENNYKIWKEEQINQLVNIAWKELKK comes from the coding sequence ATGAAATTAAGATTAGATGAATATATTTATAAAAACAATTTAACACAATCAAGAAGTAAAGCAAAAGAACATATTGTTAACAAAAGGGATGTTTATGTTAATAATATAAATATTATAAAACCTAGTTTTTTAGTTAATAATAATGATGTTGTTGAAATTAGAACAACAAAATTAGAATATGTTTCAAGAGCTTATGAAAAACTAGAAAAAGCTATAAATAAATGAAATATCGATCTGACTAATAAAGTTTGTTTAGACATTGGAGCTTCAACTGGTGGGTTTACTCAATGTTGTTTAGAAAATAATGCTAAATTAGTTTATGCAGTTGATGTTGGAACAGATCAATTACATCCATCACTTTTAAATAACAAAAAAGTTATTAATATGAGTCAATATAATTTTAAAAACGCTAAAAAACAAGAATTTTTAGAAAATATTAATTTTATTTGTTGTGATGTAAGTTTTATTTCTTTAGAAAAAATTTTTATACCTTTAAAAGATATAGTTGAATTTAATACAATTGGAGTATTTTTAATAAAACCTCAATTTGAATCTCAACCACAAAATATTAAAAATGGAAGAATTAATTCTAAATTAGATCATAAACAAGCAATTTTAAAAGTAATTAGTTATGCAAATAACAACAGTTTTGATGTAATTAATTTAGATTATTCTCCAATTTTAGGAAATAAAAAACAAAACATTGAATATTTAGCTTATATTATTAAAAAAGAAAATAATTATAAAATCTGAAAAGAAGAACAAATTAATCAACTAGTAAATATAGCTTGAAAAGAATTAAAAAAATAG
- the coaE gene encoding dephospho-CoA kinase (Dephospho-CoA kinase (CoaE) performs the final step in coenzyme A biosynthesis.) encodes MIIGIYGKIGSGKTYISNKFINFHPEFKIINADDVSKKILENQEIKSKLFEIDNNIIRDDKVDKKYLRKTLFTNKKLKQQVDSLLWPLISKQIQKEIKNNPNTNYIIEAALLFELNLTNLDLIVKVKSSLLKSIFRVLKRDKTNIRDILRIRRSQNKSIKRKKPDLAISDFYQLEFYIQKNRLLE; translated from the coding sequence ATGATAATTGGTATTTATGGAAAAATTGGATCTGGTAAAACTTATATTTCAAATAAATTTATAAATTTTCATCCTGAATTTAAAATAATTAACGCAGATGATGTAAGTAAAAAAATATTAGAAAATCAAGAAATTAAATCTAAATTATTTGAAATTGATAATAACATCATTAGAGATGATAAAGTAGATAAAAAATATTTAAGAAAAACACTATTTACAAATAAAAAATTAAAGCAACAAGTTGATAGCTTATTATGACCACTAATTAGTAAACAAATCCAAAAAGAAATCAAAAACAATCCAAATACTAATTACATTATTGAAGCTGCTTTATTATTTGAATTAAACTTAACTAATTTAGATTTAATTGTTAAAGTTAAATCTAGTTTATTAAAATCTATTTTTAGAGTTTTAAAAAGAGATAAAACTAATATAAGAGATATTTTAAGAATTAGAAGAAGTCAAAATAAATCAATTAAAAGAAAAAAACCCGATTTAGCTATTAGTGATTTTTATCAATTAGAGTTTTATATACAAAAAAATAGGTTATTAGAATAA
- the nusB gene encoding transcription antitermination factor NusB, with product METKISFSKKRKLLIQAFYKYQLLNASIDYIYQDVLDDVQNFNNKKLLFEINLIAEKQVDLINHININISLNWKWDRIPAVIRAILIVGTYEILYTDTPKPVTINEMVNYVKEIEPDFDYKFVNAVLDKIIK from the coding sequence ATGGAAACTAAAATAAGTTTTTCTAAAAAAAGAAAACTACTGATCCAAGCCTTTTATAAATATCAATTATTAAATGCTAGTATAGATTATATTTATCAAGATGTATTAGATGATGTTCAAAATTTCAATAATAAAAAATTACTTTTTGAAATTAATCTTATTGCTGAAAAGCAAGTTGATCTTATTAATCATATAAACATAAATATTTCTTTAAATTGAAAATGAGATAGAATTCCTGCTGTTATTAGAGCTATTTTGATAGTTGGAACATATGAAATTTTATATACAGATACTCCAAAACCAGTTACTATTAATGAAATGGTTAATTATGTAAAAGAAATTGAACCTGATTTTGATTACAAGTTTGTTAATGCAGTATTAGATAAAATAATTAAATAA
- a CDS encoding restriction endonuclease subunit S: protein MKQNELFPKIRFKEFTNAWEQEKLGEICSINCGSLDANAMEHNGKYDFFTSGVEIYKINKYAFEGPGISIAGNGANMGYLHLTDGKYNAYQRTYILQNIEVNRMFLYCTLLNNFLSKCEKLTKFGGVPYLVLEQIYNHMIFRPTYNEQTKISSLFSNLDSLITLFLFSSVC from the coding sequence ATGAAGCAAAATGAGTTATTTCCAAAGATTAGATTTAAAGAATTTACTAACGCTTGAGAACAGGAAAAGTTGGGAGAAATATGTTCTATAAATTGTGGTTCATTAGATGCTAATGCTATGGAACATAATGGAAAATATGATTTTTTTACATCAGGAGTCGAAATTTACAAGATAAATAAATACGCATTTGAAGGGCCAGGAATTTCTATAGCAGGAAATGGAGCTAATATGGGTTATTTACACTTAACAGATGGCAAATATAATGCATATCAACGCACTTATATATTGCAAAACATCGAAGTTAATAGAATGTTCCTATATTGCACTTTATTAAATAATTTTTTATCAAAATGTGAAAAATTAACTAAATTTGGTGGAGTTCCTTATTTGGTATTAGAACAAATATATAACCACATGATTTTTAGACCGACCTATAATGAACAAACTAAAATATCATCATTATTTTCCAACCTAGATTCACTAATCACCCTTTTCCTGTTCTCAAGTGTTTGTTAA
- the xseA gene encoding exodeoxyribonuclease VII large subunit translates to MKTILSVQQLNESLKTFIEEPDYFKNIYVKGELSNLTFNKSGHVYFSIKDQNAAINCMMWKSNTQKLESLNLEDGVQIICHGRLTYYIPTGRVSFEVKDIQIYGIGDLQKIYEQRYKDLKQAGWFDQSLKKPLPEFIKNVGIITASSGAAIHDLITTIHRRLPLINIYLFPAQVQGAQSEIDIANKIKQANDFKVKLDVLIVGRGGGSYEDLWAFNELVLLQAIKDSKIPIISAVGHEPDVVLSDFVADIRAATPTAAGELVSKDINEIKNRLKHYYQTSKTLIWNKLKLTNQELINFKENQIKFINNYLSNQYLELKQLSIYNPNLVKNKITSLIDKLDDNKHFVFESIKKIIILQNKEINSYLSINKQKISDYLKKQITDFNFAISSFKGLISQKIKFEELSFISLEKQVNLLNPLKPLKNGFSIITNLNDQKITSYKQVKINEDLKVFLSDSKLVVTIKEVKINE, encoded by the coding sequence ATGAAAACGATTTTATCAGTTCAACAGTTAAATGAAAGCTTAAAAACTTTTATAGAAGAGCCAGATTATTTTAAAAATATTTATGTAAAAGGTGAATTGTCTAATTTAACTTTTAATAAATCAGGACACGTTTATTTTTCAATAAAAGATCAAAATGCTGCAATTAATTGTATGATGTGAAAATCTAATACACAAAAATTAGAATCTTTGAATTTAGAAGATGGTGTGCAAATAATTTGTCATGGAAGATTAACTTATTATATACCAACAGGAAGAGTTAGTTTTGAAGTAAAAGATATTCAAATTTATGGCATTGGTGATCTACAAAAAATTTATGAACAAAGATATAAAGATCTAAAACAAGCAGGATGATTTGATCAAAGTCTAAAAAAACCACTTCCTGAATTTATAAAAAATGTTGGAATTATTACAGCTAGTTCTGGAGCTGCAATTCATGACTTAATTACAACAATTCATAGAAGACTACCTTTAATTAATATTTATTTATTTCCAGCTCAAGTTCAAGGTGCTCAATCTGAAATAGATATTGCAAATAAAATAAAACAAGCTAATGATTTTAAAGTTAAATTAGATGTTTTAATAGTTGGAAGAGGCGGGGGAAGTTATGAAGATCTTTGAGCTTTTAATGAACTTGTGCTATTACAAGCGATTAAAGATAGTAAAATTCCTATAATTAGTGCTGTGGGTCATGAACCTGATGTTGTTCTATCAGATTTTGTAGCTGACATTAGAGCAGCAACTCCAACTGCTGCAGGAGAACTTGTAAGTAAAGATATTAATGAAATTAAAAATAGATTAAAACATTATTATCAAACAAGTAAAACTTTAATATGAAATAAATTAAAATTAACCAATCAAGAGTTAATTAATTTTAAAGAAAATCAAATTAAATTCATAAATAATTATTTATCTAATCAATATTTAGAACTTAAACAATTAAGTATTTATAATCCAAACTTAGTTAAAAATAAAATAACTTCATTAATTGATAAATTAGATGATAATAAGCATTTTGTTTTTGAATCAATTAAAAAAATTATAATTTTACAAAATAAAGAAATTAATAGTTATTTAAGTATAAATAAGCAAAAAATATCTGATTATTTAAAAAAACAAATTACTGATTTTAATTTTGCAATATCTAGTTTTAAAGGTTTAATTAGCCAAAAAATAAAATTTGAAGAATTAAGTTTTATTTCACTTGAAAAGCAAGTTAATTTACTAAACCCTTTAAAACCTTTAAAAAATGGTTTTAGTATAATTACTAATTTAAATGATCAAAAAATAACATCATACAAACAAGTAAAAATAAATGAAGATCTAAAAGTTTTTCTATCTGATAGTAAACTAGTAGTAACTATAAAAGAGGTAAAGATTAATGAATAA